One window of the Brevibacterium limosum genome contains the following:
- a CDS encoding L,D-transpeptidase family protein: MSNGVSRHAGLPALLACALFLTACGADADDGEADSATVESAGFAAPAQQTSFGDFAAPAQDSPTGTGSPATDTEQSATDHSDSDRSGTEATGPVHPVPVPGLTKEFTDQIPAETSQVLVATSPTAASEKSSLSFYEFTEKKWKKLKTFDTHNGSNGWLKDRREGDKTTPIGVFTLSDAGGFKANPGTDLPYTQDDRLPSSATVAYGADYESVFDYIIAIDYNRKPGTAPTDKTRPLGWDKGGGIWLHLDHDSGTNGCVTLDEADLKWIMRTIDPDAHPRIAMGPATELKK; this comes from the coding sequence ATGTCCAATGGAGTCTCTCGGCACGCGGGCCTGCCCGCGCTTCTCGCCTGCGCTCTGTTCCTGACCGCCTGCGGCGCCGATGCCGATGACGGCGAGGCCGACTCCGCGACTGTCGAATCCGCAGGATTCGCCGCTCCCGCACAGCAGACGAGTTTCGGTGATTTCGCGGCTCCGGCACAGGATTCCCCCACCGGAACCGGCTCCCCTGCAACTGATACCGAGCAGTCCGCCACCGATCACTCCGACTCCGACCGGTCCGGCACCGAGGCGACCGGCCCGGTCCATCCCGTCCCTGTCCCCGGTCTGACGAAGGAGTTCACGGACCAGATCCCGGCAGAGACCTCACAGGTCCTCGTCGCCACCTCACCGACAGCCGCCTCGGAGAAGTCGAGCTTGAGCTTCTATGAGTTCACGGAAAAGAAGTGGAAGAAGCTCAAGACGTTCGACACCCACAACGGCAGCAACGGGTGGCTGAAGGATCGCCGCGAGGGTGACAAGACCACCCCGATCGGCGTGTTCACACTCAGCGACGCGGGCGGTTTCAAGGCGAACCCGGGCACCGATCTTCCGTACACCCAGGACGATCGTCTGCCCTCCTCGGCGACGGTGGCCTACGGGGCGGACTACGAATCGGTCTTCGACTACATCATCGCCATCGATTACAACCGCAAGCCCGGCACCGCGCCGACGGACAAGACGCGTCCGCTGGGCTGGGACAAGGGCGGCGGAATCTGGCTGCACCTCGACCATGATTCGGGCACGAACGGCTGCGTCACCCTCGACGAGGCGGATCTCAAGTGGATCATGCGCACCATCGACCCCGACGCCCATCCGCGCATCGCCATGGGGCCGGCGACCGAACTGAAGAAATAG
- a CDS encoding DUF6636 domain-containing protein, producing the protein MSIPPVPNHPPRPGRRKPAEESPESITTQLFIGEDESAAADGSTQALTPAELQRLRSMVESDGTDATEVLSLEELRGLAAAEGYETGGLPAAPRKVNSDDIAAAEAASAPKQWNPLPGSQPGAADAPQAQPHQPEPHPHQGQWGGEFGAAGQSAAPQPQSAGPVQSPAGPEYGQPGSGQPGGSGYGQAGHGPAYAAAPAGYVAGYGPSGPGGPAAPGGPGGPGGPGGPGGPGGPGSPGGPRDPYGRRTDTKKVPAWLWVLAAIALILALGIVGYIVWDSTQGEETTTVGPTDEPSIGQSDDPEPSDSASSEAPVAEETFTSPSGNIACTIDDERARCVINDYEYSPPEKPDDCKLDDWGSIVVANKEGAGFSCLDAPESNGPARVLGYGDSISAAGMTCTSSEEGMTCRSDDTGVGFNVRRASVDFLK; encoded by the coding sequence ATGAGCATTCCACCTGTGCCGAACCATCCTCCGCGCCCCGGGCGTCGGAAGCCGGCCGAGGAGTCTCCGGAGTCGATCACAACCCAGTTGTTCATCGGCGAGGATGAGTCCGCGGCCGCCGATGGCTCCACCCAAGCGCTGACTCCCGCAGAACTTCAGAGGCTGCGGTCGATGGTCGAATCCGACGGCACCGATGCCACCGAGGTGCTCAGCCTCGAAGAGCTGCGCGGACTCGCCGCCGCTGAAGGATACGAGACCGGCGGACTGCCGGCCGCACCGCGCAAAGTGAACTCCGATGACATCGCCGCCGCCGAGGCCGCCTCGGCACCGAAGCAGTGGAACCCGCTGCCCGGTTCGCAGCCAGGCGCCGCGGATGCGCCTCAGGCACAACCGCACCAACCCGAACCGCACCCGCACCAGGGACAGTGGGGAGGGGAGTTCGGTGCTGCCGGCCAGTCAGCGGCCCCACAGCCGCAATCCGCCGGTCCGGTTCAGTCACCGGCCGGACCGGAATACGGTCAGCCCGGATCGGGCCAGCCCGGTGGATCCGGATACGGGCAGGCGGGCCACGGCCCTGCCTATGCCGCCGCACCGGCCGGCTACGTTGCCGGCTACGGCCCTAGCGGGCCCGGAGGTCCGGCAGCGCCCGGCGGGCCCGGCGGGCCGGGAGGCCCCGGTGGTCCGGGAGGCCCCGGCGGACCGGGGAGCCCCGGCGGACCGCGCGACCCCTATGGTCGGCGCACCGACACGAAGAAGGTCCCCGCGTGGCTGTGGGTGCTCGCAGCCATCGCGCTCATCCTCGCCCTCGGCATCGTCGGCTATATCGTCTGGGACTCCACTCAGGGGGAGGAGACCACCACGGTCGGACCCACGGACGAACCTTCGATCGGTCAGTCCGATGACCCGGAGCCGTCCGATTCGGCCAGCTCAGAGGCCCCCGTCGCCGAGGAGACCTTCACTTCGCCGTCGGGCAACATCGCCTGCACCATCGATGACGAACGTGCTCGCTGCGTGATCAACGACTACGAGTACTCGCCGCCGGAGAAACCCGATGACTGCAAGCTCGACGACTGGGGCTCCATCGTCGTGGCGAACAAGGAAGGCGCAGGATTCTCCTGCCTCGATGCCCCGGAGAGCAACGGACCGGCACGCGTCCTCGGCTACGGTGATTCGATCTCCGCCGCGGGAATGACATGCACCTCCAGCGAGGAGGGCATGACGTGCAGATCCGACGACACGGGAGTCGGATTCAACGTCCGACGCGCCTCGGTCGACTTCCTCAAATAG
- the leuA gene encoding 2-isopropylmalate synthase, whose amino-acid sequence MKLQKPSPMPFGKYKSFQDRIALDMRDRTWPDQIIRKAPRWLSTDLRDGNQALIDPMTPDRKRKMFDLLVRLGFKEIEVGFPAASQVDFDFVREIIEQDAIPDDVRISVLTQAREDLIERTVESLVGAKKPTVHLYNATAPVFRKVVFGFDGDGFDQTRDIALQGTQAVMKHAETLLSDADFGYQYSPEIFVDTEPEFALDIVGSVLDMWQPADGRETVVNLPATVERGTPNTYADQIEWFCRNMPYRNEVAVSLHPHNDRGTGVAAAELGMMAGADRIEGCLFGNGERTGNLDLVTVALNLYTQGVDPELDFSDIDEVIHTVTECNQIGVHERHPYGGDLVFTSFSGSHQDAINKAFADREKKANAQGTPVDLMEWDMPYLPVDPKDLGRSYEAIIRVNSQSGKGGVTYLLKSEHGLDLPRRMQVEFSRAVQQHTEGGGEVTSEEIRRIFNYEYLPADDPEKAWGRFQIVGLRTESGTVDASGSSAERIEVDLIVDGQERTYEGRGNGPIDALVKILIDQFDVDVRLQDYSEHAIGSGADTNAAAYVELAVEDRVVWGAGLHPNITKASLKAVVSAVNRAARDRQD is encoded by the coding sequence ATGAAACTGCAGAAGCCTTCTCCCATGCCGTTCGGCAAATACAAGTCGTTCCAGGACCGCATCGCTCTGGACATGCGCGACCGCACCTGGCCGGATCAGATCATCCGCAAGGCGCCTCGCTGGCTGAGCACCGACCTGCGCGACGGCAATCAGGCCCTCATCGATCCGATGACCCCGGACCGCAAACGCAAGATGTTCGATCTGCTCGTGCGTCTCGGCTTCAAGGAGATCGAGGTCGGATTCCCTGCCGCCAGCCAGGTCGACTTCGACTTCGTCCGCGAGATCATCGAACAGGACGCGATCCCCGACGACGTCCGCATCTCCGTGCTCACCCAGGCCCGCGAGGACCTCATCGAACGCACCGTCGAATCCCTCGTCGGCGCGAAGAAGCCCACCGTCCACCTCTACAACGCGACAGCCCCGGTCTTCCGCAAGGTCGTCTTCGGCTTCGACGGCGACGGCTTCGACCAGACCCGCGACATCGCACTGCAGGGCACTCAGGCCGTGATGAAGCACGCCGAGACGCTGCTGTCCGACGCGGACTTCGGCTACCAGTACTCGCCGGAGATCTTCGTCGACACCGAACCCGAGTTCGCTCTCGACATCGTCGGCAGCGTCCTCGACATGTGGCAGCCCGCCGACGGCCGCGAAACCGTCGTCAACCTGCCCGCCACCGTCGAACGCGGCACCCCTAACACCTACGCGGACCAAATCGAATGGTTCTGCCGGAATATGCCCTACCGCAACGAGGTGGCCGTCTCCCTGCACCCGCACAACGACCGGGGCACCGGCGTGGCCGCAGCGGAACTGGGAATGATGGCCGGCGCCGACCGCATCGAAGGCTGCCTGTTCGGCAACGGTGAGCGCACCGGCAACCTCGACCTCGTCACCGTCGCCCTCAACCTGTACACGCAGGGAGTCGACCCGGAACTCGACTTCTCCGATATCGACGAGGTCATCCACACCGTCACCGAATGCAACCAGATCGGTGTCCACGAACGTCACCCCTACGGCGGCGACCTCGTCTTCACCTCGTTCTCGGGCTCGCACCAGGACGCGATCAACAAGGCCTTCGCCGATCGTGAGAAGAAGGCGAACGCGCAGGGCACCCCTGTCGACCTGATGGAATGGGACATGCCCTACCTGCCGGTCGATCCGAAGGACCTGGGGCGCTCCTACGAGGCGATCATCCGCGTCAACTCGCAGTCCGGAAAGGGCGGAGTGACCTACCTGCTCAAGAGCGAGCACGGACTCGACCTGCCGCGTCGCATGCAGGTCGAGTTCTCCCGCGCCGTGCAGCAGCACACCGAGGGCGGCGGTGAGGTCACGTCCGAGGAGATCCGCCGCATCTTCAACTACGAGTACCTGCCTGCCGACGACCCCGAGAAGGCATGGGGCCGCTTCCAGATCGTGGGGCTGCGCACCGAGTCGGGCACCGTCGACGCGTCCGGCTCCTCCGCCGAACGCATCGAGGTCGACCTCATCGTCGACGGCCAGGAACGCACCTACGAAGGACGCGGCAACGGACCGATCGATGCGCTGGTGAAGATCCTCATCGACCAGTTCGACGTCGACGTCCGCCTCCAGGACTACTCCGAGCACGCCATCGGCTCCGGCGCCGACACCAACGCCGCCGCCTATGTCGAACTCGCCGTCGAAGACCGCGTCGTCTGGGGTGCCGGACTGCACCCGAACATCACGAAGGCCTCGCTCAAGGCCGTCGTCTCGGCCGTCAACCGTGCGGCACGGGACCGCCAGGACTGA